A region from the Acidiferrobacter sp. SPIII_3 genome encodes:
- a CDS encoding amidohydrolase family protein, with product MTLFRAALLNPVDVQSWQFLDDAGLLVLDGVVRALGRFDDVVKNYPWEPVRLEGVILPGFADIHIHWVQHAVRGRYAQDLLPWLATHIWPEEARYADSVLAEQRAARFFADCLAAGTVMGMSYSSPHPAAARIAHAARRGDWITGNVVMTANAPADLVAASVKPPADLAALSEALGRAHYAITPRFALNCTADDLAALGTFARDQGLAVQTHLAESIAEVREVGRLFPQALDYTDVYDEAGLLGPRTVLGHCLHLSPREWRCLKARGCWIAHCPSSNEALDSGRFDLDCARRYQVPFALASDVGAGPSHSMLHVMQRFRRQHETADVRVDPEEALFRATLAGARAMGRGAVAGSLDPGRRADFVLMPRGTRAQSPRAWFEDLLEGSPDELEQRPLGTWIAGHRVSTGSRPAPSEPILPC from the coding sequence ATGACCCTGTTTCGGGCAGCCCTCTTGAATCCCGTCGACGTCCAGTCTTGGCAGTTCCTGGACGACGCCGGCCTGCTTGTCCTGGATGGCGTGGTCCGCGCGCTGGGACGCTTCGATGACGTGGTCAAGAATTACCCCTGGGAACCGGTAAGACTCGAGGGCGTGATCCTGCCGGGCTTTGCCGACATCCATATCCACTGGGTGCAGCATGCCGTCCGCGGACGCTATGCGCAAGACCTTTTGCCGTGGCTTGCGACCCACATCTGGCCGGAAGAGGCGCGCTATGCCGATAGCGTGCTCGCCGAGCAACGGGCGGCTCGGTTTTTTGCCGATTGCCTGGCCGCCGGCACCGTGATGGGCATGAGCTATTCGAGCCCGCACCCCGCAGCGGCGCGTATCGCGCATGCCGCGAGGCGTGGCGACTGGATCACGGGAAACGTGGTCATGACGGCGAACGCCCCGGCCGATCTGGTCGCGGCAAGCGTGAAACCGCCGGCCGATCTCGCCGCTCTGTCGGAGGCCCTTGGTCGCGCGCATTACGCCATCACACCGCGCTTTGCGTTAAACTGCACGGCCGACGATCTCGCCGCCCTGGGCACCTTCGCGCGCGACCAAGGCCTTGCCGTCCAAACCCATCTTGCCGAATCGATAGCCGAGGTACGGGAGGTGGGGCGGCTATTCCCACAGGCCCTCGACTACACCGACGTCTATGATGAGGCCGGCCTTCTTGGGCCCCGTACCGTGCTCGGTCATTGCCTCCATTTGAGCCCGCGGGAATGGCGCTGCCTCAAGGCGCGCGGCTGCTGGATCGCGCATTGCCCATCGAGCAACGAGGCCTTGGACAGCGGCCGTTTTGATCTCGACTGCGCGCGGCGCTACCAGGTCCCGTTCGCGCTCGCGTCCGATGTGGGCGCGGGCCCGAGCCACAGCATGCTCCATGTCATGCAGAGATTCCGGCGCCAGCACGAAACGGCCGACGTCCGCGTGGATCCCGAAGAGGCCCTGTTTCGCGCAACCCTCGCCGGCGCGCGGGCGATGGGGCGTGGCGCCGTGGCCGGCAGTCTGGATCCGGGGCGGCGCGCGGACTTCGTGCTCATGCCGCGCGGTACGCGCGCACAGTCGCCGCGGGCATGGTTCGAAGATCTCTTGGAGGGCTCGCCCGATGAACTCGAGCAGCGCCCGCTTGGAACCTGGATCGCCGGGCACCGGGTTTCCACAGGCAGTCGCCCGGCACCATCAGAGCCGATCTTGCCATGCTAG
- a CDS encoding gamma-glutamyltransferase family protein: MLAQSHTALVTTPHPDATRAGLAILRAGGNAIEAALAAVAMLCVIYPHMTGLGGDACWLLARDGREPLGILGIGQAAAVRPPDVGHAMRGPAAASTTAGAVDSWRLAHRLSRESWAGTLDWPTLLGPAIARAKEGYTVSQSQAFWHKTHRSALDPQPGFKDTFERPDEPCEAGRRQTQGALAATLAHMAEQGPRSFYEGPLARRLAAGLHAAGSVVTDTDLKATRAAYVTPLAVSYRDGEAFNLPPPTQGVTALQILRLLNRFEIPRARGDDTRFYVLLIEAIKAALADRNRFVADPAFTPVPVSAMLGDTPLAGDAGTGTDAPDAEHAALSGDTVWIGVRDPAGGCVSLIQSLFFDFGSGVVAGDTGVLWHNRGAAFSPIAGHPNAWAPGKRPLHTLSPALYRKNGKMRAIYGSQGGDGQPQALAHILTRLVDFGLDPLTALARPRIHVGPTFLDSRKGIKIESDADIAAIRDLQQFGYPIEIVSALNPGTGQAGAITINASGSLLLGAHDPRSEGLCLGL; the protein is encoded by the coding sequence ATGCTAGCGCAGTCGCATACCGCACTTGTCACGACCCCCCATCCCGACGCCACGCGTGCCGGCCTTGCCATCTTGCGCGCCGGAGGTAATGCCATAGAAGCGGCCCTGGCGGCGGTGGCCATGTTGTGCGTCATCTACCCGCACATGACCGGCCTTGGTGGCGATGCCTGCTGGTTGCTCGCCCGGGACGGACGCGAGCCGCTCGGCATCCTCGGCATAGGACAGGCGGCCGCCGTGCGGCCACCCGACGTGGGGCATGCCATGCGCGGCCCGGCGGCGGCCTCCACGACCGCCGGCGCCGTCGATAGCTGGCGGCTCGCGCACCGCCTCAGCCGGGAGTCCTGGGCAGGGACCCTCGATTGGCCCACCCTCCTCGGGCCCGCCATCGCCCGCGCCAAAGAAGGCTATACAGTGAGCCAATCCCAGGCCTTCTGGCACAAAACCCACCGCAGCGCGCTCGACCCCCAACCGGGCTTCAAGGACACCTTTGAGCGCCCCGACGAACCGTGCGAGGCCGGTCGCCGGCAAACGCAAGGCGCGCTCGCGGCGACCCTTGCGCACATGGCCGAACAGGGACCGCGCAGCTTCTATGAAGGCCCGCTCGCCCGGCGCCTGGCCGCCGGCCTGCACGCCGCCGGAAGCGTGGTGACCGACACCGACCTCAAGGCGACACGCGCCGCTTATGTGACACCGCTTGCGGTTTCCTACCGTGACGGGGAGGCCTTCAATCTGCCACCGCCCACCCAGGGCGTCACGGCCTTGCAGATCCTGCGCCTCCTGAACCGTTTCGAGATCCCACGGGCGCGCGGCGACGACACACGCTTTTATGTCCTGCTCATCGAGGCCATAAAAGCGGCGCTCGCCGACCGCAACCGCTTCGTGGCGGACCCCGCCTTCACACCCGTGCCGGTGTCCGCGATGCTCGGCGATACACCGCTTGCCGGCGACGCGGGCACCGGGACCGACGCCCCGGATGCCGAGCACGCGGCGCTCTCTGGCGATACCGTCTGGATCGGCGTGCGTGACCCGGCCGGGGGCTGTGTCAGTCTCATTCAGAGCCTATTCTTCGATTTTGGCAGCGGCGTTGTGGCCGGAGACACGGGTGTCTTATGGCATAACCGGGGGGCGGCGTTCTCACCCATCGCCGGCCATCCCAACGCCTGGGCCCCCGGAAAGCGCCCCCTCCACACCCTAAGTCCAGCCTTGTACCGCAAAAACGGCAAGATGCGCGCCATCTACGGCTCGCAGGGCGGCGACGGGCAACCGCAGGCACTCGCCCATATCCTGACACGGCTCGTCGACTTCGGTCTGGATCCGCTTACCGCGCTTGCGCGCCCGCGCATCCATGTAGGGCCGACCTTCCTCGATAGCCGCAAAGGCATTAAGATCGAGTCCGATGCCGACATCGCCGCGATCCGCGATCTGCAGCAATTCGGCTATCCGATCGAGATCGTGTCGGCGTTGAATCCGGGCACCGGCCAGGCCGGCGCCATCACCATAAACGCAAGCGGCAGTCTTCTGCTGGGCGCGCATGACCCGCGAAGCGAGGGCCTGTGCCTGGGACTGTGA
- a CDS encoding phosphorylase — MSNTGKNRVRRALLAAALGAPQLAYAAPPYHPRAIVLTAFPLEFRVWQATGRYTHTVRVPGLPRPMICNTRRVCVAITGEGEINAAVRTTAIVRDPRLDCRATLFIRSGIAGGVQSRAALGSVYLANWIVSWGFGHHYLTRSGHMAWAPPRPPYAHNPWDTLAYRVAPGLLSAAYAATRAMPLSDSAAVLPLDAVLSLHKHPRVYEGANVSGDDFWIGRQNQRIARHIVALYTHGTARYATTAMEDLGDIAALAAFGLQHHYLSVRAVSDIDVPPPATSVGAIIAKGDEYAGALAAGNAYLVTRRIIAHLVLHKP, encoded by the coding sequence ATGAGCAACACCGGTAAAAACAGAGTACGGCGCGCGCTCCTCGCCGCCGCCCTCGGCGCACCGCAGCTGGCATACGCAGCACCTCCCTACCACCCGCGGGCCATCGTCCTGACCGCCTTCCCTCTGGAATTTCGTGTCTGGCAGGCCACCGGACGATACACGCACACGGTACGCGTCCCGGGACTGCCCCGGCCCATGATCTGCAATACCCGACGCGTGTGCGTGGCCATCACCGGCGAAGGCGAGATCAATGCCGCCGTGCGCACCACCGCAATCGTACGCGACCCACGACTCGATTGCCGTGCCACGCTCTTCATACGCAGCGGCATCGCAGGCGGCGTGCAAAGTCGCGCGGCGCTCGGCTCCGTCTATCTCGCCAACTGGATCGTTTCATGGGGGTTTGGCCACCATTATCTGACGCGATCCGGACACATGGCGTGGGCACCGCCACGCCCCCCGTATGCCCACAACCCCTGGGACACGCTTGCCTATCGCGTGGCGCCAGGGCTGCTGTCGGCCGCCTACGCCGCCACCCGCGCGATGCCGCTTTCCGACAGCGCCGCCGTCCTGCCACTCGACGCCGTCCTGAGCCTGCACAAACATCCCCGCGTCTATGAGGGCGCCAACGTCTCGGGCGACGACTTCTGGATCGGACGACAAAACCAACGTATCGCCCGTCACATCGTCGCGCTCTACACCCACGGGACCGCGCGCTACGCAACCACGGCCATGGAGGATCTCGGCGACATCGCCGCGCTCGCGGCCTTCGGTCTCCAGCATCACTATCTATCGGTGCGCGCGGTATCCGACATCGACGTCCCGCCGCCCGCGACCTCGGTCGGGGCGATCATTGCCAAGGGTGACGAGTACGCGGGGGCGCTCGCCGCCGGCAACGCCTACCTCGTGACGCGGCGCATCATCGCCCACCTCGTCTTGCATAAACCTTGA
- a CDS encoding TonB-dependent receptor translates to MPETTIFAGRSLFRAALLGALAAAFPGLADAQAKPVVVADHGKVVKITSVSKTGKKRAAKGQAAVMDGAHGAPVARLGADALHHNEMSQNAQTILNRMPGVNVTSTNPLGTRPHISVRGFSGTQLGYTYDGLPIGDLFSGGLTGGNYNYASLYNLVPVTLGESSGISVIYGPAEPAVNTIGGIGGTVEYAPRMPGKTFSASVFGGIGSFDTRSYGAEVNTGASKHGGALFLRAAHHSTGNYLQNSPDRGNSFYGAYVLPSRGGRSQFSAILLYNNNSGYIPARMPAPLLALHGPAYQWPRSFTYSYGQATHEMAILGYKTDMNRYILLDTKAFYAYTRSDQLTYQNPAVTPTYDGNITYFPFGNGAPYDRYIYVTRTAGLSEAVNLLFGSDKVTFGGFGAASIYHSSQFWLASPGAASIPGQNDAWDEHAYRIYGKIYAQAELHFLGALTIVPGVKEEYVDTAINDIPGAYYPVGASSGNSYTKPSPYLGASFKVTRHLKVYGNAAQAYKFPNISAYYSADSFATPTSPPPGITVVPEKVTSYQLGVAFHTRRTALGAALYRQDFVHTFSSVYDVTNGLTYEYNYGASRYTGLNLTGSYEPGYGLKVYGSWSVQSAHYTSNATNSFGSSVKAGDPKQYTPHYLANIGIEDRYARLTSALWVDFVGSQVIGTLAGGPTTSSMPAYHTVNASFTYTLPVHAPGIKSLQAALNFTNILNSHAYVYEKQFSYPNGPGSYNEAEPMMPRFVGVELKATF, encoded by the coding sequence ATGCCGGAAACCACAATCTTCGCAGGACGCTCTCTTTTCCGCGCGGCACTCCTGGGCGCCTTGGCCGCTGCTTTTCCAGGGCTTGCGGATGCGCAGGCGAAGCCCGTGGTGGTCGCGGATCACGGCAAGGTCGTGAAGATCACATCGGTCAGCAAGACCGGTAAGAAACGTGCGGCAAAAGGCCAGGCGGCGGTGATGGACGGGGCTCACGGGGCCCCGGTGGCGCGTCTTGGCGCAGACGCCCTGCACCACAACGAAATGTCGCAGAACGCTCAGACGATATTAAATCGCATGCCGGGAGTCAACGTCACGAGCACGAATCCCCTGGGGACGCGGCCACATATCTCGGTACGTGGCTTCTCCGGGACCCAGCTCGGCTACACCTATGACGGGTTGCCCATAGGGGATCTTTTTAGCGGAGGGTTGACCGGCGGCAATTATAATTATGCGTCCCTTTATAACCTCGTACCGGTGACTCTCGGCGAGAGCTCGGGGATCAGTGTCATCTATGGTCCGGCGGAGCCGGCCGTGAATACCATAGGCGGTATCGGCGGGACCGTGGAGTATGCCCCGCGCATGCCCGGAAAGACCTTCTCGGCCTCGGTATTCGGAGGAATCGGGAGCTTCGACACCAGGAGCTATGGGGCGGAGGTGAATACCGGCGCCTCCAAGCATGGTGGCGCGCTTTTTCTGCGGGCCGCGCATCATAGTACCGGCAATTATCTCCAGAACTCACCGGACCGCGGCAATTCCTTCTATGGCGCCTATGTGCTGCCGTCGCGCGGCGGGCGTTCGCAGTTCAGTGCGATCCTGCTCTACAACAACAATTCGGGTTATATCCCGGCGCGCATGCCCGCCCCTTTGCTTGCACTGCATGGACCGGCTTACCAGTGGCCGCGAAGCTTTACGTACTCCTATGGTCAGGCCACGCACGAGATGGCGATCCTGGGCTACAAGACCGACATGAATCGCTACATCCTGCTGGACACCAAGGCCTTCTATGCCTACACACGTTCCGATCAGCTGACCTACCAGAACCCGGCGGTGACGCCGACCTATGACGGCAACATCACCTACTTCCCGTTTGGCAACGGCGCACCGTACGATCGCTATATTTATGTCACGCGGACCGCCGGGTTGAGCGAGGCGGTCAACCTCCTGTTTGGGTCGGACAAGGTGACCTTCGGGGGCTTCGGCGCGGCCTCGATCTACCATTCGAGCCAGTTTTGGCTGGCGAGTCCCGGGGCCGCCAGCATACCGGGCCAGAATGATGCCTGGGACGAACATGCCTACCGGATCTACGGCAAGATCTACGCCCAGGCCGAACTCCACTTCCTGGGGGCGCTAACGATTGTGCCGGGGGTGAAGGAGGAGTACGTCGACACCGCGATCAATGATATTCCCGGCGCGTACTATCCGGTCGGGGCGAGCAGCGGTAACTCGTATACCAAGCCCTCGCCGTACCTGGGCGCGTCGTTCAAGGTCACAAGGCATCTGAAGGTCTACGGCAACGCGGCGCAGGCCTATAAATTCCCCAACATCTCCGCGTATTACTCGGCTGATTCCTTCGCCACGCCGACATCGCCACCGCCCGGTATCACCGTCGTCCCCGAGAAGGTCACGAGTTACCAATTGGGCGTCGCGTTTCATACCCGGCGCACGGCCCTCGGGGCCGCGCTCTACCGGCAGGACTTCGTGCATACCTTCAGTTCGGTTTATGACGTTACCAACGGCCTGACCTACGAGTACAATTACGGGGCGTCGCGTTACACGGGCCTGAACCTGACCGGCTCCTACGAGCCCGGCTATGGGCTCAAGGTCTATGGAAGCTGGTCTGTGCAGAGCGCGCACTATACGTCCAATGCCACCAACTCCTTCGGCAGCTCCGTCAAGGCCGGCGATCCCAAGCAATACACGCCGCATTATCTGGCGAACATCGGCATCGAGGACCGCTACGCGCGCCTGACGAGCGCGCTGTGGGTGGATTTCGTGGGTTCGCAGGTGATCGGCACCCTTGCCGGGGGACCTACGACGAGTTCGATGCCGGCCTATCATACGGTGAATGCCTCGTTTACCTACACCTTGCCGGTTCATGCCCCCGGCATCAAGTCGTTGCAGGCGGCGCTCAATTTCACCAACATCCTAAACAGCCACGCCTACGTTTATGAAAAGCAGTTCAGTTACCCGAACGGTCCGGGGAGCTATAACGAGGCCGAGCCCATGATGCCACGATTCGTGGGCGTCGAGTTGAAGGCGACGTTCTAG
- a CDS encoding TonB-dependent receptor produces MSRMYPASHTLRLLTIAMSGALGIAYPLTSSAHTKTGAHKSGKVIHITGVRKTGRKAHAPLKAPYTEHAIGAQAIRHASPAQNAQTILARKPSINAFSTGPNGVRSTITFRSFTSGQFTETFDGIPLNDMFNGGTTNSASMRNAIPLTLADTAGIQIYNGINNPAVNGYNSLGGTINYKPLQPARRMGGAVEVDPDLQRHQQPGGQRLQLAWGHHQLQAPAAGPTHGRGGGGGLREL; encoded by the coding sequence ATGTCCCGCATGTACCCTGCTTCACACACCCTTCGCTTGCTCACGATTGCCATGAGCGGCGCGCTGGGGATCGCGTATCCGCTCACCTCGTCAGCGCACACGAAGACCGGTGCACACAAATCCGGCAAAGTCATACACATCACCGGCGTGCGCAAAACGGGCCGCAAGGCCCACGCCCCCTTGAAGGCCCCCTACACCGAGCATGCCATCGGGGCACAGGCCATCCGCCATGCCTCGCCGGCGCAGAACGCGCAGACGATCCTCGCGCGCAAGCCGTCGATCAACGCCTTCAGCACCGGTCCCAATGGGGTGCGCAGTACGATCACCTTCCGCTCCTTTACGAGCGGCCAGTTCACCGAGACCTTCGATGGCATCCCCTTGAACGACATGTTCAATGGCGGTACAACCAACAGCGCCTCGATGCGCAACGCCATACCGCTCACGCTCGCCGACACCGCCGGTATCCAGATCTACAACGGCATCAACAACCCGGCGGTCAACGGCTACAACTCGCTTGGGGGCACCATCAACTACAAGCCCCTGCAGCCGGCCCGACGCATGGGCGGGGCGGTGGAGGTGGATCCAGATCTACAACGGCATCAACAACCCGGCGGTCAACGGCTACAACTCGCTTGGGGGCACCATCAACTACAAGCCCCTGCAGCCGGCCCGACGCATGGGCGGGGCGGTGGAGGTGGGCTACGGGAGCTTTGA
- a CDS encoding TonB-dependent receptor, producing the protein MFGSVRNGTDYHLYEDISSDLGYSPSVTILAPHNTVTVGGNVTYGLLHSGEFWYGSAPVPTVSGYNNAWDEHDERLLASAYAQDDVGLFDHTVHITPGVKFLDAYTISSDAIGIYYPIGGTVANNQHFVSPTLGINYAPLPGFSVYASWGRNIKFPNIGAYYSNIAETNAAGQYVVVPVSIKPEYVTDYELGTRYRHAGFLGSVDAYREYFTNTFVNVTNPTTALSTTTNGGRSRYQGIELTLEQHFGHILVGRWLGYANYSYNQAVFTSSFHSTYAGQVSAGQPLANVPKNMVNVGLGWRLGGIDARIGAKYVGPQYVNQQFAGSRGPQDPRLHGHQHRPVRYHPAPRGRRQKREARLEHRQCLQPPLCRGRHQQLRLLWEPLSVGVRGHAVFGVWECHADVLGGVEAGAQTGASWVGTTACHAIDIERRYAARHGPARGPYTKY; encoded by the coding sequence ATCTTCGGGTCAGTACGCAACGGTACGGACTATCACCTTTACGAGGATATATCGAGCGATCTGGGCTACAGCCCGAGCGTCACGATTTTGGCCCCGCACAATACCGTGACCGTGGGCGGCAATGTCACCTACGGCCTCCTGCACTCCGGGGAATTCTGGTACGGGTCGGCGCCGGTGCCTACGGTCTCCGGATACAACAACGCCTGGGATGAGCACGACGAGCGCCTATTGGCGTCGGCCTATGCGCAAGACGATGTGGGCCTCTTCGACCACACCGTGCATATCACCCCGGGCGTCAAGTTCCTCGATGCCTATACCATCAGCTCGGATGCCATCGGCATCTATTACCCGATCGGCGGGACGGTGGCCAACAACCAGCACTTCGTCTCGCCCACCCTGGGGATCAACTACGCGCCGCTGCCGGGATTCAGCGTCTATGCCTCGTGGGGGCGGAACATCAAGTTCCCCAACATCGGCGCCTATTACAGCAACATCGCCGAGACCAACGCCGCCGGGCAGTATGTGGTCGTGCCGGTCTCGATCAAGCCCGAATACGTCACCGACTATGAGCTCGGGACGCGCTACCGGCACGCGGGCTTTCTGGGGAGCGTCGATGCCTATCGCGAGTACTTCACCAACACCTTCGTGAATGTCACCAACCCCACGACCGCGCTCAGTACCACCACCAACGGCGGGCGCTCGCGCTATCAGGGCATCGAGCTCACCCTGGAGCAGCACTTCGGGCACATCCTCGTCGGCCGCTGGCTCGGTTATGCCAACTACTCCTACAACCAGGCGGTGTTCACTTCATCCTTTCACTCCACCTACGCCGGCCAGGTCTCGGCCGGCCAGCCGCTCGCCAACGTCCCAAAGAACATGGTGAACGTGGGGCTGGGCTGGCGCCTGGGTGGCATCGACGCGCGCATCGGCGCCAAATACGTGGGCCCGCAGTATGTGAACCAGCAGTTCGCGGGGTCCCGGGGGCCTCAAGATCCCCGGCTACACGGTCACCAACATCGGCCTGTTCGATACCATCCCGCTCCACGAGGTCGACGTCAAAAGCGTGAAGCTCGCCTTGAACATCGACAATGTCTTCAACCACCATTATGTCGTGGCCGCCACCAGCAACTCCGACTACTATGGGAACCCCTATCTGTCGGTGTTCGAGGGCATGCCGTTTTCGGTGTATGGGAGTGCCACGCTGACGTTCTAGGCGGCGTTGAGGCTGGGGCGCAGACCGGGGCGTCCTGGGTGGGCACCACGGCCTGCCATGCAATCGACATAGAGAGGCGTTACGCTGCCCGACACGGGCCGGCTCGCGGGCCGTACACAAAATATTAG
- a CDS encoding alkaline phosphatase family protein, with amino-acid sequence MRKRLTAALGATCGLGLALGSGFMAALARPIPNDRDVGRPVTIDPANRPTYTHILPTGRVTSPVGRINGTPNFATAAALSGHDLLVLANGATRAQTITSYDAHSLARIGQMAAYRGPHKGAVANAPSMLTLGHQNLFQGLATASGGLVYAAGGATNDVLVLRQDHGRLTLVRRYPLAWQPFPKTQYPYHYQGHHIGRPRLFYPDAVLPGPRGRHLYVTGLLANSLARITLKTGHVRYLNIGAYPYALAFADHGHRLAVSLWGANAVAIVNPRPFTRLDQIQVGPRATAADTAAGLHPTAMIAKGHGPDVFVTLANVDRVAQIDTVTGKVVRWIDDSPYPDAPPGSYPDALAIAGERLFVANAGNNDVAVFDLRSGQRVGLIPTGWYPTALTATAHALYIVAAKGLGSGPNIHHQWVGDMMDGLVQKVSFSTLATRLPQWTRLALRHDGFTHRERMARVRGDRTAIAFLHRHIHYVVFILRENKTFDEDLGKYRAAGRYADPRLDLYGPRELPNLYSLAHHYTLFAHFMADGEVTAQGHQWTTAASDSDFVQRTWPEYYSHRGFVANPGWTQSLVPGGATGTGGFPLGVDNPYAIYENLSALGKWSNPWISYPGRLFLFNDLLNHHVSFEDFGEFVSRARAGAISRAMKAHLATSFPGWDRMLLDTRRAQLAIDWLKAHPGRAFPHFIYIWLPDDHTAGRKPCYYSPDYYVANNDLATARFIHYLSTTPEWRHMVVFLTEDDAQSGADHINAHRTFALAMGPWVKRGLLDTHSYSQVNILKTTEAAFDLPPLSQWDQNAAVFSGIWTRHPDFAPTRVYPARVPVTFNAGVCSHYTLLRREAGATGHILSPRWYKAHIDRHGAHAPRPRQTYAPTTLLKVPGPVQMRQEWVASRGEAAYAAVRRYLARYARRHGAPLAAYEAGAAR; translated from the coding sequence ATGCGAAAGCGGTTGACGGCAGCCCTCGGGGCGACATGCGGCCTGGGTCTCGCCCTGGGCAGCGGGTTCATGGCGGCACTGGCGCGGCCGATCCCGAATGATCGCGACGTCGGGCGGCCGGTCACCATAGACCCGGCCAATCGCCCGACCTACACGCACATCCTGCCGACCGGACGCGTAACGAGCCCGGTCGGCCGCATAAACGGCACGCCGAACTTCGCAACCGCCGCAGCCCTCTCCGGTCACGATCTGCTGGTGCTCGCCAATGGTGCGACGCGCGCCCAGACCATCACCTCCTACGACGCCCATTCGCTCGCGCGAATCGGGCAGATGGCGGCCTATAGGGGCCCGCACAAGGGTGCGGTCGCGAACGCGCCCTCGATGCTGACGCTCGGACACCAGAATCTTTTTCAGGGACTCGCGACCGCGTCAGGCGGCCTCGTCTATGCCGCGGGCGGCGCCACCAATGACGTGCTGGTATTGCGCCAGGACCACGGACGCCTTACGCTCGTGCGCCGCTACCCCCTGGCGTGGCAACCCTTTCCCAAGACCCAATACCCCTATCACTATCAAGGCCATCACATCGGCCGACCACGATTGTTTTACCCCGACGCCGTCCTCCCCGGTCCGCGCGGTCGCCACCTCTACGTCACGGGACTCCTTGCCAACAGCCTCGCGCGGATCACTCTGAAGACCGGGCACGTGCGCTATCTCAATATCGGTGCCTATCCCTACGCCTTGGCGTTCGCCGACCACGGCCATAGGCTCGCGGTGAGCCTATGGGGCGCGAACGCCGTCGCGATCGTCAACCCGCGTCCCTTCACGCGTCTCGACCAGATTCAGGTCGGGCCCCGCGCCACGGCCGCGGATACTGCCGCCGGCCTGCACCCGACCGCCATGATCGCAAAGGGCCACGGTCCGGACGTCTTTGTCACGCTCGCCAATGTCGACCGCGTCGCGCAGATCGATACCGTCACCGGAAAGGTCGTGCGCTGGATCGACGACAGCCCCTACCCGGATGCCCCGCCGGGCAGTTATCCCGATGCCCTGGCCATCGCCGGCGAACGGCTGTTCGTGGCCAATGCCGGCAACAACGACGTGGCGGTCTTCGACCTTCGTTCCGGTCAACGCGTGGGCCTGATACCCACCGGATGGTATCCCACGGCACTCACCGCCACCGCTCATGCCCTCTACATAGTCGCCGCCAAGGGACTCGGCTCGGGACCGAACATCCACCATCAGTGGGTGGGCGATATGATGGACGGCCTCGTGCAAAAGGTGTCATTCTCGACCCTGGCGACCAGACTCCCGCAGTGGACACGCCTCGCCCTGCGTCATGACGGGTTCACGCACCGCGAGCGCATGGCGCGGGTCCGCGGCGACCGGACCGCGATCGCCTTCCTCCACCGCCATATCCATTACGTGGTCTTCATCCTGCGGGAGAACAAGACCTTTGACGAGGACTTGGGCAAATACCGGGCGGCCGGGCGCTACGCCGACCCACGTCTCGATCTTTATGGCCCCCGCGAACTGCCGAACCTCTACAGCCTTGCCCATCACTATACGCTGTTCGCGCATTTCATGGCCGACGGCGAGGTGACCGCGCAGGGTCACCAGTGGACCACGGCGGCCTCCGACTCCGACTTCGTGCAGCGGACATGGCCGGAGTACTACTCGCACCGCGGCTTCGTGGCCAACCCCGGATGGACGCAATCCCTGGTCCCAGGTGGCGCCACCGGAACCGGCGGCTTCCCGCTCGGCGTCGATAACCCCTATGCCATCTATGAAAACCTCTCGGCCCTGGGCAAATGGTCCAACCCCTGGATCAGCTATCCCGGTCGCCTCTTCCTTTTCAATGACCTCCTGAACCACCATGTATCCTTTGAGGACTTTGGCGAGTTCGTGTCGCGCGCCCGTGCCGGCGCCATATCGCGTGCCATGAAGGCGCACCTCGCGACAAGCTTCCCGGGCTGGGACCGCATGCTGCTTGATACAAGACGCGCGCAACTCGCCATCGACTGGCTCAAGGCCCATCCGGGACGGGCGTTCCCGCATTTCATCTATATATGGCTGCCCGACGATCACACCGCCGGCCGGAAACCGTGCTACTACAGCCCGGACTACTATGTCGCCAACAATGACCTGGCGACCGCGCGCTTCATCCATTATCTGTCGACGACACCCGAGTGGCGTCACATGGTGGTCTTTCTGACCGAGGACGATGCGCAGTCGGGGGCGGATCACATAAACGCCCATCGAACCTTTGCGCTGGCCATGGGCCCATGGGTCAAGCGTGGCCTGCTCGACACCCACTCGTATTCGCAGGTAAACATCCTAAAAACCACGGAAGCGGCCTTTGACCTCCCGCCACTGTCTCAATGGGACCAGAACGCGGCGGTCTTTTCGGGGATCTGGACCCGTCATCCGGACTTCGCGCCGACCCGCGTCTATCCCGCACGAGTCCCGGTTACATTCAACGCGGGTGTCTGCAGCCACTACACGCTCTTGCGGCGCGAAGCCGGCGCCACGGGGCATATACTTTCACCACGCTGGTACAAGGCGCACATCGACCGGCATGGCGCGCATGCGCCGCGGCCACGTCAGACCTACGCCCCGACCACGCTGCTCAAGGTCCCGGGGCCCGTGCAGATGCGTCAGGAATGGGTCGCCTCGAGGGGTGAGGCCGCGTACGCCGCCGTGCGCCGTTATCTGGCCCGCTATGCGCGCCGGCATGGGGCGCCGCTCGCCGCCTACGAGGCGGGGGCCGCCCGTTAG